The following are encoded together in the Neofelis nebulosa isolate mNeoNeb1 chromosome 9, mNeoNeb1.pri, whole genome shotgun sequence genome:
- the LOC131486159 gene encoding large ribosomal subunit protein eL32-like codes for MATLRFPVKPRIVKKRTNKFIRHHSDPRVKIKCNWRKPRGIGETGGRQSKGQISMPNIGYESSKKTKHMLPIGFRKFLVHHIKELEVLLIYNKSYCTEIAHNVPSQTHQATA; via the coding sequence ATGGCCACCCTCAGATTTCCGGTGAAGCCCAGGATTGTTAAAAAGAGGACTAACAAGTTCATCCGGCACCACTCAGACCCACGTGTCAAAATTAAATGCAACTGGAGGAAACCCAGAGGCATTGGTGAAACGGGGGGAAGACAATCTAAGGGCCAGATCTCGATGCCCAACATTGGTTACGAGAGcagcaagaaaacaaagcatATGCTGCCCATTGGCTTCCGGAAGTTCCTAGTCCACCACATCAAGGAGCTTGAAGTGCTGCTGATTTACAACAAATCTTACTGCACAGAGATTGCTCACAATGTCCCCTCCCAGACCCACCAAGCCACTGCATAA